Proteins from a single region of Cupriavidus sp. MP-37:
- a CDS encoding HlyD family secretion protein, translated as MADQRNNPPPRPHSLTPAPLRQPQGDGLVQRPQPVAVPLWHIVPRMAGYGVVLFIIWAVLTIMFPNVFTRSSERAVVNSPVSLVTSPVEGVVMKQMVAAGQPFTANQALMVVQNPNIDRSLLVDLTGKKLDNQQRYDSAKARLESNRRLMAATEQDLQRYNSAAQREHAARVRALEARLASAKAQEDQQQEVVNRNQSMQWAGAVSEAYTNASRYQLSMLSNAKAAAKAELDNAIGESQASRNKVYASSTDGPSATLAQRRQVLGAEAAQLTAELEQLEAYGKSVDEMIATEQERIDRLSNLEIRSPEPGTIEDLIAQPGMRVAAGATLARASNCAQTRVVAVFPRSLSDNLLPGARLNVQVDGVPTALPASVAEVLPRAPDGDQARYFVPFPPIEKNEIYVIAKLDRPLGNLPAKAGAASGSAAAPATAGTAPSAAQSGHCGMGRWARVTLNQSWLGQLRASL; from the coding sequence ATGGCCGACCAGCGCAACAACCCGCCGCCGCGCCCACATTCACTGACCCCGGCCCCGCTGCGCCAACCCCAGGGCGACGGCCTGGTGCAGCGCCCGCAGCCGGTCGCCGTGCCGCTGTGGCACATCGTGCCTCGCATGGCCGGCTACGGCGTGGTGCTGTTCATCATCTGGGCCGTACTGACGATCATGTTTCCAAATGTGTTTACGCGCTCGTCGGAGCGCGCGGTGGTGAACAGCCCCGTCAGCCTGGTGACGTCGCCGGTCGAAGGCGTGGTGATGAAGCAGATGGTGGCCGCGGGCCAGCCCTTCACCGCCAACCAGGCGCTGATGGTGGTGCAGAACCCTAACATCGACCGTTCGCTGCTGGTCGACCTGACCGGCAAGAAGCTCGACAACCAGCAGCGCTATGACTCGGCCAAGGCGCGGCTGGAAAGCAACCGCCGGCTGATGGCCGCCACCGAGCAGGACCTGCAGCGCTATAACAGCGCCGCGCAACGCGAGCACGCCGCGCGCGTGCGCGCGCTGGAAGCGCGGCTGGCATCGGCCAAGGCGCAGGAAGACCAGCAGCAGGAAGTGGTCAACCGCAACCAGAGCATGCAGTGGGCCGGCGCGGTCAGCGAGGCCTATACCAATGCCTCGCGCTACCAGCTGTCGATGCTGTCCAATGCCAAGGCCGCGGCCAAGGCCGAGCTCGACAACGCCATCGGCGAGAGCCAGGCCTCGCGCAACAAGGTCTATGCGTCGTCCACCGACGGCCCCAGCGCCACGCTTGCGCAGCGCCGCCAGGTGCTGGGCGCGGAAGCGGCACAGCTGACTGCCGAGCTGGAGCAGCTGGAAGCCTACGGCAAGTCGGTCGACGAGATGATCGCCACCGAGCAGGAACGCATCGACCGTCTCTCCAACCTGGAGATCCGCTCGCCCGAGCCCGGCACCATCGAAGACCTGATCGCGCAGCCGGGCATGCGCGTCGCCGCCGGCGCCACGCTGGCGCGCGCCAGCAACTGCGCGCAGACGCGCGTGGTGGCGGTATTCCCGCGCAGCCTCAGCGACAACCTGCTGCCCGGTGCGCGCCTGAACGTGCAGGTCGACGGCGTGCCCACGGCGCTGCCGGCCTCGGTGGCCGAGGTGCTGCCGCGCGCGCCGGACGGCGACCAGGCGCGCTACTTCGTGCCGTTCCCGCCGATCGAGAAGAACGAGATCTACGTCATCGCCAAGCTCGACCGCCCGCTCGGCAACCTGCCGGCGAAGGCCGGCGCGGCCTCCGGCAGCGCGGCCGCGCCCGCCACCGCGGGCACGGCGCCGTCGGCGGCGCAATCCGGCCATTGCGGCATGGGCCGCTGGGCGCGCGTCACGCTGAACCAGAGCTGGCTGGGCCAGTTGCGGGCCTCGCTGTAA
- a CDS encoding intradiol ring-cleavage dioxygenase, translated as MTTGPAPDAGAPADPDAARRRFLRDLGLLAAAGIAPGTAAAATPAACLLTPAATEGPFYLDDALVRADIRDDRPGQPLRVRIRVVDAGRGCAPVAGALVSIWHCDAQGHYSGEGRGNRQARFLRGVQPADSDGVATFTSIYPGWYPSRAIHIHFKVLLGRTEALTSQLYFSDALNREILGSHPAYRAHGVPSRATVQDPIAGARPNLMAVRQAADAAGLLEASFTVGIARA; from the coding sequence ATGACCACGGGCCCGGCCCCTGATGCCGGCGCCCCGGCAGACCCCGACGCGGCGCGCCGCCGCTTCCTGCGCGACCTGGGCCTGCTGGCCGCGGCCGGCATCGCGCCGGGCACGGCCGCGGCGGCAACGCCCGCGGCCTGCCTGTTGACGCCGGCCGCCACCGAGGGCCCGTTTTACCTGGACGATGCCCTGGTGCGCGCCGATATCCGCGACGACCGCCCCGGCCAGCCCCTGCGCGTGCGCATCCGGGTGGTCGACGCCGGGCGTGGCTGCGCGCCGGTGGCGGGTGCCCTGGTCAGCATCTGGCACTGCGATGCGCAAGGCCACTACAGCGGCGAGGGCCGCGGCAACCGGCAGGCGCGCTTCCTGCGCGGGGTCCAGCCGGCGGACAGCGACGGCGTCGCCACCTTCACCTCGATCTATCCCGGCTGGTACCCGTCGCGCGCCATCCATATCCACTTCAAGGTGCTGCTCGGGCGCACCGAAGCGTTGACCAGCCAGCTTTATTTCAGCGACGCGCTCAACCGGGAAATCCTGGGCAGCCATCCGGCTTACCGTGCGCACGGCGTGCCGTCGCGCGCCACCGTGCAGGACCCCATCGCGGGTGCGCGTCCCAACCTGATGGCGGTGCGCCAGGCTGCCGACGCGGCGGGGTTGCTCGAGGCCAGCTTCACGGTCGGCATCGCGCGCGCCTGA
- a CDS encoding TRAP transporter large permease subunit produces MRKELWFGVSLMALIIGAVVWFMPAPGDWTNGHLGLLMLALIVVAIMLGFPTAFTLMGMGVLFAWLAYRDANPEIAVQQTLDLMVQRAYAVMTNDVLISVPLFVFMGYLVERSNLIEKLFRSLHLALAWIPGSLAVATLVTCAIFATATGIVGAVVTLMGLLAFPAMLRAGYSTSMSAGAVTAGGCLGILIPPSVLLIVYGATAGVSVVQLYAGAFFPGLMLTGLYVLYIVLLAKLKPALAPPLPESERVVPLPPVARTLEARGATHALPALGAGLMRALKGPRNAEVPSAVFARQLGIVLLPALATALVMGTIYSAVTAPAASVAVESPLSLGGAEESSAAVDDLAAPPSEEPAAPAAAPPATPAAPATPAAPATPAATGVDASPATPPAAAAVTAPRWFWITLAVVGLLLVYFYWRFSFARVEIFKMLLTSFFPLALLILAVLGSIVFGLATPTEAAAVGSLGGALLAAAYRQLNFRVLKESVLLTAKTSAMVCWLFVGSSIFSAAFALLGGQALVEQWVLSMNLSPVQFMILAQLIIFLLGWPLEWTEIIIIFMPIFIPLLDNFGIDPLFFGLLVALNLQTAFLSPPVAMAAFYLKGVAPPHVTLNQIFLGMLPFMGIQLIALVLLYVFPEIGLWLPTVLYR; encoded by the coding sequence ATGAGGAAGGAACTGTGGTTCGGTGTGAGCCTGATGGCGCTGATCATCGGCGCCGTGGTGTGGTTCATGCCCGCTCCGGGGGACTGGACCAACGGGCACCTGGGGCTGCTAATGCTGGCGCTGATCGTGGTGGCGATCATGCTGGGCTTTCCGACGGCGTTCACACTGATGGGCATGGGCGTGCTGTTTGCCTGGCTGGCGTACCGCGACGCCAACCCGGAGATCGCGGTGCAGCAGACGCTCGACCTGATGGTGCAGCGTGCTTATGCGGTGATGACCAACGATGTGCTGATCTCGGTCCCGCTGTTCGTGTTCATGGGCTACCTGGTCGAGCGCTCGAACCTGATCGAGAAGCTGTTCCGCAGCCTGCACCTGGCGCTGGCCTGGATCCCGGGCTCGCTGGCGGTGGCCACGCTGGTCACCTGCGCGATCTTCGCTACCGCCACCGGCATCGTCGGCGCGGTGGTCACGCTGATGGGCCTGCTGGCCTTCCCCGCCATGCTGCGCGCGGGCTACAGCACCTCGATGTCGGCCGGCGCGGTCACCGCCGGCGGCTGCCTCGGCATCCTGATCCCGCCTTCGGTGCTGCTGATCGTCTACGGCGCCACCGCGGGCGTCTCGGTGGTGCAGCTCTATGCCGGGGCGTTCTTCCCGGGCCTGATGCTGACCGGACTCTACGTCCTCTACATCGTGCTGCTGGCCAAGCTCAAGCCCGCGCTGGCGCCACCGCTGCCCGAGTCCGAACGCGTGGTGCCGCTGCCGCCGGTGGCGCGCACGCTGGAAGCGCGCGGCGCCACCCATGCGCTGCCGGCGCTGGGCGCTGGCCTGATGCGTGCGCTCAAGGGGCCGCGCAACGCGGAGGTGCCAAGCGCCGTGTTCGCGCGCCAGCTCGGCATCGTACTGCTGCCGGCGCTGGCGACGGCGCTGGTGATGGGCACGATCTACAGCGCGGTGACGGCGCCGGCGGCGAGCGTCGCCGTCGAGTCGCCGCTGTCGCTGGGCGGCGCCGAGGAAAGCAGCGCGGCGGTGGACGACCTGGCGGCGCCGCCGTCGGAAGAACCGGCGGCGCCCGCCGCCGCGCCACCCGCCACACCGGCTGCACCGGCCACGCCCGCGGCACCGGCAACGCCCGCCGCCACCGGCGTGGATGCCAGCCCGGCAACGCCGCCTGCCGCCGCGGCCGTCACCGCACCGCGCTGGTTCTGGATCACGCTGGCGGTGGTGGGGCTGCTGCTGGTGTATTTCTACTGGCGCTTCAGCTTTGCGCGGGTGGAAATCTTCAAGATGCTGCTGACGTCGTTCTTCCCGCTGGCGCTGCTGATCCTGGCGGTGCTGGGCTCGATCGTGTTCGGCCTGGCCACGCCCACCGAGGCCGCCGCGGTCGGCTCACTCGGCGGCGCGCTGCTCGCGGCCGCCTACCGCCAGCTGAACTTCCGCGTGCTCAAGGAATCGGTGCTGCTGACCGCCAAGACCAGCGCCATGGTGTGCTGGCTGTTCGTGGGCTCGTCGATCTTCTCGGCCGCGTTCGCGCTGCTGGGCGGGCAGGCGCTGGTCGAGCAATGGGTGCTGTCGATGAACCTGTCGCCGGTGCAGTTCATGATCCTGGCGCAACTCATCATCTTCCTGCTGGGCTGGCCGCTGGAGTGGACCGAGATCATCATCATCTTCATGCCGATCTTTATCCCGCTGCTGGACAACTTCGGCATCGATCCGCTGTTCTTCGGGCTGCTGGTGGCGCTGAACCTGCAGACCGCCTTCCTGTCGCCACCGGTGGCCATGGCGGCGTTCTACCTGAAGGGCGTGGCGCCGCCTCACGTCACGCTGAACCAGATCTTCCTCGGCATGCTGCCGTTCATGGGCATCCAGCTGATTGCGCTGGTGCTGCTCTACGTCTTCCCCGAAATCGGCCTCTGGCTGCCGACCGTGCTGTACCGTTGA
- a CDS encoding glycosyltransferase, whose protein sequence is MFALFLENQTLLVINGGVLLAVVLLSLLCRHDRAADRILFGGVTALLLCVYLTWRVRETLPDWQMNFASVWAHAFFAFECMTLAYTLLSIVVLSRTSNHTPDADAGEAGLRRARQVPPVDIFIATYNEGLEILEKTIVSALAIDYPDFRVWVLDDTRRDWLREFCERVGANYVTRPDNAHAKAGNLNNGLRHSAAAGGAPYILVLDADFAPHRNILLRTVGLFDDPRVGVVQTPQFYYNADPIQYNLRATECWVDEQRAFFDVMQPAKDAWGAAFCIGTSFVVRRDLIELIGGFPTGTVTEDIHLTYRLLPHGYITRWLNERLSVGLSAEGLPEYISQRSRWGLGTIQVALTADGPLRGRGYTGMQRLHYVHGLLHWLSRPFTLMLLAGPLLYWYFGVSTLYGEPLQFLAYGLPALVAYWAYSIWITGQRALPIFTEVTQIVAALAVTASLVSAMFKPFGRPFKVTNKGLDRSKLVIHGKFAALYAGLLGFSALGLGRALMVDPDAQGLVFNTIWTGVALMLYLASLLVCVELPRPRKEERFPHHAAALLRVDGREYRVTTKDLSCNGVAVITPLAPAFPAGMEGALWLAQTGWIPCRVVRRDGQLLGIALHTSMAARHALIRLLFTDPAHNIARQGQPRLAISRFMRRALMG, encoded by the coding sequence ATGTTCGCCCTCTTCCTGGAAAACCAGACGCTGCTGGTCATCAACGGCGGCGTGCTGCTGGCGGTGGTGCTGCTGTCGCTGCTGTGCCGGCATGACCGTGCGGCGGACCGCATCCTGTTCGGCGGCGTCACCGCGCTGCTGCTGTGCGTGTACCTGACCTGGCGCGTGCGCGAAACCCTGCCCGACTGGCAGATGAACTTCGCCAGCGTCTGGGCCCATGCGTTCTTTGCCTTCGAATGCATGACGCTGGCCTATACGCTGCTGTCGATCGTGGTGCTGTCCCGCACCAGCAACCACACGCCGGATGCGGACGCGGGCGAAGCCGGGCTGCGCCGCGCGCGGCAGGTGCCGCCGGTGGACATCTTCATCGCCACCTACAACGAAGGGCTGGAGATCCTGGAGAAGACCATCGTCTCCGCGCTGGCGATCGACTATCCGGACTTCCGCGTCTGGGTGCTCGACGACACCCGCCGCGACTGGCTGCGCGAGTTCTGCGAGCGCGTCGGCGCCAACTACGTGACGCGTCCCGATAACGCCCACGCCAAGGCGGGCAACCTCAACAACGGCCTGCGCCACAGCGCCGCCGCCGGCGGCGCGCCCTACATCCTGGTGCTGGACGCGGATTTCGCGCCCCATCGCAACATCCTGCTGCGCACCGTGGGGCTGTTCGACGACCCGCGCGTGGGCGTGGTGCAGACGCCCCAGTTCTACTACAACGCCGATCCGATCCAGTACAACCTGCGCGCCACCGAATGCTGGGTCGACGAGCAGCGCGCCTTCTTCGACGTGATGCAGCCGGCCAAGGATGCCTGGGGCGCGGCGTTCTGCATCGGCACCTCGTTCGTGGTGCGGCGCGACCTGATCGAGCTGATCGGCGGCTTCCCCACCGGCACCGTGACCGAGGACATCCACCTGACCTACCGGCTGCTGCCGCACGGCTATATCACGCGCTGGCTCAACGAGCGCCTGAGCGTGGGCCTGTCGGCCGAAGGCCTGCCCGAGTACATCAGCCAGCGCAGCCGCTGGGGGCTGGGCACGATCCAGGTGGCGCTGACCGCCGACGGGCCGCTGCGCGGGCGCGGCTACACCGGCATGCAGCGCCTGCACTATGTGCATGGGCTGCTGCACTGGCTGTCGCGGCCGTTCACGCTGATGCTGCTGGCGGGGCCGCTGCTGTACTGGTACTTCGGCGTCTCGACGCTGTACGGCGAGCCGCTGCAGTTCCTGGCCTACGGCCTGCCCGCGCTGGTGGCGTACTGGGCCTACAGCATCTGGATCACCGGGCAGCGCGCGCTGCCGATCTTTACCGAGGTGACGCAGATCGTCGCGGCGCTGGCGGTGACCGCGTCGCTGGTCAGCGCCATGTTCAAGCCGTTCGGACGGCCCTTCAAGGTAACCAACAAGGGGCTGGACCGTTCCAAGCTGGTGATCCACGGCAAGTTCGCCGCGCTGTACGCCGGCTTGCTGGGGTTCTCCGCGCTGGGGCTCGGCCGCGCGCTGATGGTCGACCCCGACGCGCAAGGGCTGGTCTTCAACACGATCTGGACCGGGGTCGCGCTGATGCTGTACCTGGCCTCCCTGCTGGTATGCGTGGAACTGCCGCGGCCGCGCAAGGAAGAGCGCTTTCCGCACCATGCCGCCGCGCTGCTGCGTGTCGACGGACGCGAGTACCGCGTCACCACCAAAGACCTGTCCTGCAACGGCGTGGCCGTGATCACGCCGCTGGCGCCGGCCTTCCCCGCCGGCATGGAAGGCGCGCTGTGGCTGGCGCAGACCGGCTGGATCCCGTGCCGCGTGGTACGCCGCGACGGCCAGCTGCTGGGGATCGCGCTGCATACCAGCATGGCCGCGCGCCACGCGCTGATCCGGCTGCTGTTCACCGACCCCGCCCACAACATTGCCCGACAGGGGCAGCCCAGGCTGGCGATCTCGCGCTTCATGCGGCGCGCGCTGATGGGCTGA
- a CDS encoding TRAP transporter substrate-binding protein, translating to MGFPAIVKAQGPVTMRWQSTWPTKDIFHEFAGDFVTKVNDMSGGDLKIELLPAGAVVKAFDLIDAVSKGTLDGGHGVIAYWYGKNSALALWGSGPAWGMDPNMLLAWHKYGGGKELQQEIYRSLNLDVVSFLYGPMPTQPLGWFKKPITKPEDFKGLKFRTVGLSIDIFTGLGAAVNALPGAEIVPALDRGLLDAAEFNNASSDRALGFQDVSKVCMLRSFHQSSEQFEILFNKKRYDALPAKLKALIANAVDAASADMSMKAIDRYSKDYQALQQQGVKFYATPNSVLQAQLKIWDEIVARKEKENPMFKKVNDSMKAFAQRSTRWQNDTNVDYRLASSHYFSKRS from the coding sequence ATGGGCTTCCCGGCCATCGTCAAGGCGCAGGGGCCGGTCACGATGCGCTGGCAGAGTACCTGGCCGACCAAGGATATTTTCCACGAGTTCGCCGGCGACTTCGTCACCAAGGTGAACGACATGTCGGGCGGCGATCTCAAGATCGAGCTGCTGCCGGCGGGCGCGGTGGTCAAGGCCTTCGACCTGATCGACGCAGTCAGCAAGGGCACGCTGGACGGCGGCCATGGCGTGATCGCGTACTGGTACGGCAAGAATTCGGCGCTGGCGCTGTGGGGCTCGGGGCCGGCCTGGGGCATGGATCCGAACATGCTGCTGGCCTGGCACAAGTACGGCGGCGGCAAGGAACTGCAGCAGGAGATCTACCGCAGCCTGAACCTGGACGTGGTCTCGTTCCTGTACGGTCCGATGCCGACCCAGCCGCTGGGCTGGTTCAAGAAGCCCATCACCAAGCCGGAAGACTTCAAGGGGCTGAAGTTCCGCACCGTCGGGCTGTCGATCGATATCTTCACCGGCCTGGGCGCCGCGGTGAACGCGCTGCCGGGCGCGGAGATCGTGCCCGCGCTGGACCGTGGCCTGCTCGATGCGGCGGAGTTCAACAACGCCAGCTCCGACCGCGCGCTGGGCTTCCAGGACGTGTCCAAGGTCTGCATGCTGCGCAGCTTCCACCAGAGCTCGGAACAGTTCGAGATCCTGTTCAACAAGAAGCGCTACGACGCGTTGCCGGCGAAACTCAAGGCGCTGATCGCCAACGCCGTGGACGCGGCCTCGGCCGACATGTCGATGAAGGCGATCGACCGCTATTCCAAGGACTACCAGGCGCTGCAGCAGCAGGGCGTGAAGTTCTACGCCACACCGAACTCGGTGCTGCAGGCGCAGCTGAAGATCTGGGACGAGATCGTGGCGCGCAAGGAAAAAGAGAACCCCATGTTCAAGAAGGTCAATGATTCGATGAAGGCCTTCGCGCAGCGCTCCACGCGCTGGCAGAACGACACCAACGTCGACTACCGGCTGGCCTCCAGCCATTACTTCTCCAAGCGCAGCTGA
- a CDS encoding TRAP transporter small permease subunit, with translation MQRLLLRIDWLSTFVGQAASWLIIALTLMISYEVFSRYALGAPHAWVFDASNMLYGTLFMLAGAYTLAKRGHVRGDILYGFLSPRMQAGIDLVLYLAFFFPGVIALAWAGIDFFEVSLAQNEHSSIAADGPPIYPFKAVIPVAGALLLLQGVAETIRCVLCLRTGNWPLREGDVEEVDVDKLKEMVQGTPTAELAEAPPPRDNPPGAGR, from the coding sequence GTGCAACGCCTGCTGCTGCGCATCGACTGGCTCAGCACCTTCGTCGGCCAGGCCGCCTCGTGGCTGATCATCGCGCTCACGCTGATGATCAGCTACGAGGTGTTCTCGCGCTATGCGCTGGGGGCGCCGCACGCCTGGGTGTTCGACGCCAGCAACATGCTGTACGGCACGCTGTTCATGCTCGCGGGCGCCTACACGCTGGCCAAGCGCGGCCACGTGCGCGGCGATATCCTCTACGGCTTCCTGTCGCCGCGGATGCAGGCCGGCATCGACCTGGTGCTGTACCTGGCCTTCTTCTTCCCCGGCGTGATCGCGCTGGCCTGGGCCGGCATCGACTTCTTCGAGGTCTCGCTGGCGCAGAACGAACACTCCTCCATCGCCGCCGACGGTCCACCGATCTATCCGTTCAAGGCGGTGATCCCGGTGGCCGGCGCGCTGCTGCTGCTGCAGGGCGTGGCCGAGACCATCCGCTGCGTGCTGTGCCTGCGCACCGGCAACTGGCCGCTGCGCGAAGGCGATGTCGAGGAAGTCGACGTCGACAAGCTCAAGGAGATGGTGCAAGGCACGCCCACGGCAGAACTGGCCGAGGCTCCGCCACCGCGCGACAACCCGCCGGGAGCCGGCCGATGA
- a CDS encoding MFS transporter, translating into MPTETALASPPPDTTFRTDIPGRLDRLPWSRWHWRVAIALGVAWVLDGLEVTLVGSVGAVLERPDTLGLSATEVGWSGSLYIAGAVLGALVFGRMADRLGRKRLFLATLAVYMVATLATAFAPDFAFFAACRFCTGLGIGGEYAAINSAIDELIPARVRGRVNLAINGSFWLGAALGAGLSLVLLDARVFGPVWGWRACFALGAVLAIAIVLVRRHVPESPRWLATHGRLDEAERIIAAIEAEVRASHGPLPPVSPDCAAVAMRRRAAPGVGEVMRLLLRRFRQRSLITLALMVAQAFFYNAIFFTYALVLSRFYGVPEARVALYIFPFALGNALGPLLLGPLFDHVGRRRMIAATYVLSGIGLALTGWAFVQGWLDARAQALCWSAVFFLASAAASSAYLTASEVFPLEMRALAISVFYAVGTGTGGFIAPLLLGALIESGSREAVAAGYGFGAALVIVAGLLALRFGIDAERRPLEHIAPPLGSDD; encoded by the coding sequence ATGCCAACCGAAACCGCCCTCGCCAGCCCGCCCCCCGACACCACCTTCCGCACCGACATTCCCGGGCGGCTCGACCGCCTGCCGTGGTCGCGCTGGCACTGGCGCGTGGCGATCGCGCTGGGCGTGGCGTGGGTGCTCGATGGCCTCGAAGTCACGCTGGTCGGCTCGGTCGGCGCGGTGCTGGAGCGGCCCGATACGCTGGGGCTGAGCGCGACCGAGGTGGGCTGGTCGGGCTCGCTCTACATCGCCGGCGCGGTGCTGGGTGCGCTGGTGTTCGGGCGCATGGCCGACCGGCTCGGCCGCAAGCGGCTGTTCCTGGCCACGCTCGCGGTCTACATGGTGGCGACGCTGGCGACCGCCTTCGCGCCCGACTTCGCCTTCTTTGCCGCCTGCCGCTTCTGCACCGGCCTGGGCATCGGCGGCGAGTATGCCGCCATCAATTCCGCCATCGACGAACTGATCCCCGCGCGCGTGCGCGGCCGCGTGAACCTGGCCATCAACGGCAGCTTCTGGCTGGGCGCGGCGCTCGGCGCCGGGCTCAGCCTGGTGCTGCTGGATGCGCGCGTATTCGGCCCGGTGTGGGGCTGGCGCGCCTGCTTCGCGCTCGGTGCGGTGCTGGCGATCGCGATCGTGCTGGTGCGCCGGCATGTGCCGGAGAGCCCGCGCTGGCTTGCCACGCACGGCCGGCTCGACGAGGCCGAGCGCATCATCGCCGCGATCGAGGCCGAAGTACGCGCCAGCCACGGGCCGCTGCCGCCGGTGTCGCCCGATTGCGCGGCGGTGGCGATGCGCCGGCGCGCAGCCCCGGGCGTGGGCGAGGTCATGCGCCTGCTGCTGCGGCGTTTTCGCCAGCGCAGCCTGATCACGCTGGCGCTGATGGTGGCGCAGGCCTTCTTCTACAACGCGATCTTCTTCACCTATGCGCTGGTGCTGTCGCGCTTCTATGGCGTGCCGGAAGCGCGCGTGGCGCTGTACATCTTTCCATTCGCGCTCGGAAATGCGCTGGGGCCACTGCTGCTGGGCCCGCTGTTCGACCACGTCGGGCGCCGGCGCATGATCGCCGCCACCTACGTGCTGTCCGGCATTGGCCTCGCCTTGACCGGCTGGGCCTTCGTGCAGGGCTGGCTCGACGCGCGCGCGCAGGCGCTGTGCTGGTCCGCCGTGTTCTTCCTCGCCTCCGCCGCGGCCAGTTCCGCCTACCTGACCGCGAGCGAGGTGTTTCCGCTGGAAATGCGCGCGCTGGCGATCTCGGTGTTCTACGCCGTCGGCACCGGCACCGGCGGCTTTATCGCGCCGCTGCTGCTGGGCGCATTGATCGAGAGCGGCAGCCGCGAAGCGGTGGCGGCGGGCTACGGCTTCGGCGCGGCGCTGGTGATCGTGGCCGGGCTGCTGGCCTTGCGCTTCGGCATCGATGCCGAACGCCGTCCGCTCGAGCATATCGCGCCGCCGCTCGGCAGCGACGATTAG